The Allochromatium tepidum genome has a window encoding:
- a CDS encoding ExbD/TolR family protein: MQLERRAPRRRTPIGLTPLIDVVFILLLFFLLASHFESWRVLPVDANQTAPAETEDAQRPSLSVRLQANGCVDLGDAVLGPDAFVERLRDDFRQRPELRVLIRPDAEVDLQTLVSLMDRILAVGVTEVSLE; encoded by the coding sequence ATGCAGCTTGAGCGGCGCGCACCGCGCCGACGTACCCCGATCGGCCTGACGCCCCTGATCGACGTCGTCTTCATCCTGCTGCTCTTCTTCCTGCTCGCCTCGCATTTCGAGTCGTGGCGCGTGCTCCCTGTCGACGCAAACCAGACGGCGCCGGCGGAAACCGAGGACGCGCAGAGGCCCAGCCTGTCGGTTCGGCTCCAGGCCAATGGCTGTGTCGACCTGGGCGATGCGGTGCTGGGGCCGGATGCGTTCGTGGAACGGCTGCGCGACGATTTCCGGCAGCGACCGGAGTTGCGCGTCCTGATCCGGCCGGACGCCGAGGTCGATCTCCAGACCCTGGTCTCGCTGATGGACCGGATCCTGGCCGTCGGTGTGACCGAGGTGAGTCTGGAATGA
- a CDS encoding MotA/TolQ/ExbB proton channel family protein, with amino-acid sequence MTDPMQTAAPVLALGSTPPDGTAPVAHSGDSLAVIPGLDWSHLVTQVPQRLAVVMDMGGPVLLVLGLLSVLALAIVLLKLWQFLRLGALGPVQDALSLWRRHEDEAALALLHRQRSPVARVVAVAIAGLERPDVDQTLLREELVRLASVELERLRGYLRALEIIGTLSPLLGLLGTVLGMIEAFRRLESAGTQVDPAILSGGIWQALLTTAVGLSVAIPAVLAHTWLERRVERCGHRMEDAVTQVFTRDLVATRPDVGPGRQSRFAATDAGQVGDAA; translated from the coding sequence ATGACCGACCCCATGCAGACGGCGGCTCCAGTCCTTGCGCTCGGGAGTACACCGCCGGATGGAACAGCGCCCGTTGCGCACTCCGGCGACAGTCTGGCCGTGATCCCTGGACTCGATTGGAGCCACCTGGTCACACAGGTACCGCAACGGCTGGCGGTCGTCATGGACATGGGCGGTCCGGTGCTACTGGTGCTGGGGCTGCTGTCCGTGCTGGCCTTGGCCATCGTGCTGCTCAAGCTCTGGCAGTTTCTGCGTCTCGGCGCGCTCGGTCCCGTCCAGGACGCGCTGTCACTGTGGCGGCGGCATGAGGATGAGGCCGCGCTCGCGCTCCTGCACCGGCAGCGCTCGCCGGTGGCGCGGGTCGTCGCGGTCGCCATAGCGGGGCTGGAACGGCCGGACGTCGACCAGACACTGCTGCGCGAGGAGCTGGTACGCCTCGCGAGCGTCGAGCTGGAGCGGCTGCGCGGCTATCTGCGGGCGCTGGAGATCATCGGCACCCTGAGTCCGCTGCTGGGACTGCTCGGCACTGTGCTGGGGATGATCGAGGCCTTTCGCCGGCTCGAATCGGCCGGGACTCAGGTCGATCCCGCCATCCTCTCGGGCGGGATCTGGCAGGCCCTGCTCACGACCGCCGTTGGCCTGAGCGTCGCCATCCCGGCGGTGCTGGCCCACACCTGGCTGGAGCGGCGTGTCGAGCGCTGTGGACATCGGATGGAAGACGCCGTCACCCAGGTCTTCACGCGCGATCTCGTGGCCACACGCCCGGATGTCGGGCCGGGACGCCAATCCAGATTCGCAGCGACCGATGCGGGGCAGGTCGGCGATGCAGCTTGA
- a CDS encoding TonB-dependent receptor has translation MYLRRSSLAQIALVLFSQGLAWSGVRAQDVITLETIEVDAERILTPTKQAEETVYTGTALTTRGIELQGAKAAMQVWGAIDLLPGVSAEQPDSRGLEVEQSSVRLRGVRSSLGTLTVEGVPNYGGNPIGPRDYLYDLENMESISVYKGATPADIGTGVGTRGGAIVLHPKWPGEEAGAELSQRVGGNEFTRTYARLESGRLNDSGTRIAGAASYSEADKWRGPGELGPRINANLALVQPLREDLELKLWLNHNDQEQHLYRALTYAQVAGPGANLDLDFNARRTGNAADDIYYYDYNRGSYLNTDLLSVLTYRPSSDTRFTLKPYYANEDAKILQGTTASGGRVQERNRDIERWGLIAEAGTEFQGISALLGYHYEHADMEITSENYAITRTGLSYRGYGVLATTGATHIHSPYAKLAGRLGALNWQAGLKYFQFQDAASDGYTTGGAPDYALVRASDLDREARSHDIWLPSLGLSYDLTPETRLYASYGRGFIRPYSYMPIINTYSSNRARFQAAGVTLNELFAGYDMEESDTLDLGLRVRGARFEIMPTLFFGQYRNLLTSVSDSRVLVNGKPVSYQQNIGEATGYGLELAISAYVSDALTLYLNPTYTRLTYDADLTYQGTTLDTKGKQVVDTPEWMARAGLIYRIGDFELRPVLRYLGERHGDSRHAESIDAVLLADLTLSYSTERLWPGKKLKASLELTNLFDEDYVAVINASDDSQGGSASYYPGAPFTAMLTLGIEL, from the coding sequence ATGTACTTGCGACGCTCATCACTTGCTCAGATCGCGCTCGTCCTCTTCAGTCAGGGTCTGGCCTGGTCTGGGGTGCGCGCACAGGACGTGATCACACTCGAGACCATCGAGGTCGACGCCGAGCGGATCCTGACGCCGACCAAACAGGCTGAAGAAACCGTGTATACCGGGACCGCCCTGACGACCCGCGGGATCGAACTCCAGGGCGCCAAGGCGGCGATGCAGGTCTGGGGGGCGATCGATCTGCTGCCGGGTGTGAGCGCCGAGCAGCCGGACAGCCGCGGACTGGAGGTGGAGCAATCGAGCGTGCGTCTGCGCGGGGTGCGCAGTTCGCTGGGCACCCTCACCGTGGAAGGGGTGCCGAACTACGGCGGTAACCCCATCGGTCCGCGGGATTATCTCTACGACCTGGAGAACATGGAGTCGATCTCCGTCTACAAGGGCGCGACCCCGGCGGATATCGGGACCGGCGTCGGCACGCGCGGCGGGGCCATCGTCCTGCATCCCAAATGGCCGGGCGAGGAGGCCGGTGCGGAACTCAGCCAGCGGGTCGGCGGCAATGAATTCACGCGGACCTATGCGCGGCTGGAGTCCGGTCGGCTGAATGACAGCGGCACCCGGATCGCCGGCGCGGCCTCCTACTCGGAGGCGGACAAGTGGCGGGGTCCGGGCGAGCTGGGTCCGCGGATCAATGCCAATCTGGCGCTCGTTCAGCCGTTGCGCGAGGATCTCGAACTCAAGCTCTGGCTCAATCACAACGACCAGGAGCAGCACCTCTACCGGGCGCTGACCTATGCGCAGGTCGCCGGGCCCGGGGCGAATCTGGATCTCGACTTCAACGCCCGGCGCACCGGGAACGCGGCCGACGACATCTATTACTACGACTACAATCGCGGCTCCTACCTCAATACGGATCTGCTCTCGGTCCTGACCTACCGGCCCAGTTCGGACACCCGCTTCACCCTCAAGCCCTACTACGCCAACGAGGACGCCAAGATCCTCCAGGGCACCACGGCGAGCGGCGGACGGGTTCAGGAGCGCAACCGCGACATCGAGCGCTGGGGTCTGATCGCCGAGGCCGGCACCGAATTCCAGGGGATCTCCGCCCTGCTCGGGTATCACTATGAGCACGCGGATATGGAGATCACCTCGGAGAATTACGCCATCACCCGCACCGGACTCAGTTATCGCGGCTACGGCGTGCTGGCGACCACCGGGGCGACGCACATCCACAGCCCCTATGCCAAGCTCGCCGGCCGACTCGGCGCACTGAACTGGCAGGCCGGACTCAAATATTTCCAGTTCCAGGATGCCGCCAGCGACGGCTACACGACCGGCGGAGCGCCCGACTATGCCCTGGTGCGGGCATCCGACCTGGACCGCGAGGCGCGTTCCCATGACATCTGGCTGCCGTCGCTCGGCCTCTCCTACGACCTGACGCCCGAGACCCGGCTCTATGCCAGCTATGGCCGGGGATTCATCCGCCCCTATTCCTACATGCCCATCATCAATACCTACAGCAGCAACCGCGCACGCTTCCAGGCCGCCGGGGTCACGCTGAACGAGCTGTTCGCCGGCTATGACATGGAGGAGTCCGATACCCTGGATCTCGGCCTGCGCGTTCGCGGCGCGCGTTTCGAGATCATGCCGACGCTCTTCTTCGGCCAATACCGGAACCTCCTGACCAGCGTGTCCGACTCCCGCGTACTGGTCAACGGCAAGCCGGTGAGCTACCAGCAGAACATCGGTGAGGCCACGGGCTACGGACTGGAGCTGGCGATCAGTGCCTATGTCTCGGATGCTCTCACGCTCTATCTCAACCCGACCTATACCCGCCTGACCTACGACGCGGATCTGACCTATCAGGGCACGACCCTCGACACCAAGGGCAAGCAGGTGGTCGACACGCCGGAGTGGATGGCACGCGCGGGACTCATCTACCGGATCGGGGACTTCGAGCTACGCCCGGTGCTGCGCTACCTGGGCGAGCGTCATGGCGATTCCCGGCACGCCGAGTCGATCGACGCCGTGCTGCTCGCGGATCTCACCCTGAGCTACAGCACCGAGCGGCTGTGGCCGGGTAAGAAACTCAAGGCGTCGCTGGAACTGACCAACCTGTTCGACGAAGATTATGTCGCGGTGATCAACGCCTCGGACGACAGCCAGGGCGGAAGTGCCAGTTACTATCCGGGGGCGCCCTTCACGGCCATGCTGACGCTGGGGATCGAGCTGTGA
- a CDS encoding iron ABC transporter substrate-binding protein translates to MTACTRRHVLGLLVAGLAAPVWRSSSAASAERVLAVGPGALRLLAYLGAAERLVGLEDMERRPLSTSSYRYALPPGLADLPSIGPGGPGRLPDLEQLLALRPDLVVTVTLDGQQIQALRERAGLRVLPLSYGDTGLLRIDDLLTSLRTLAAALGREARAEQLAGFLTANLTELRERLADAAPAAAYLGGISLQGAHGLTSTQSGHLPLVWAGADNLADRAGPAGHFFIDREQLLLWDPPTLFIDGGGLANVLTEYAGNPGFYQRLQAVREGRVYLTLPFNAYNTNVENALANAWMMARVLHPAALADLDVQARAGAIMRTFLGTDVMPALARNGLGLGRLDLETGQWTPLS, encoded by the coding sequence GTGACGGCTTGCACGCGCCGACATGTCCTAGGTCTGTTGGTCGCCGGACTCGCCGCGCCCGTGTGGCGTTCGAGCAGCGCGGCTTCCGCCGAGCGGGTGCTGGCCGTCGGCCCAGGCGCGCTGCGGCTGTTGGCCTATCTGGGGGCGGCCGAGCGTCTGGTCGGGCTGGAGGACATGGAACGACGTCCGCTCTCGACCAGCAGCTATCGCTATGCCCTGCCGCCCGGATTGGCCGACCTGCCCTCGATCGGACCCGGCGGTCCGGGCCGTCTGCCGGACCTGGAACAGCTGTTGGCGCTGCGTCCGGATCTGGTCGTGACCGTCACCCTCGACGGCCAGCAGATCCAGGCACTGCGCGAGCGCGCCGGACTCCGGGTGCTGCCGCTGAGCTATGGCGACACCGGCCTGCTGCGGATCGATGACCTGCTGACCTCGCTGCGCACGCTGGCCGCCGCTCTGGGCCGGGAGGCACGCGCCGAGCAACTGGCCGGATTCCTGACCGCCAACCTGACCGAACTGCGCGAGCGGCTGGCCGATGCCGCGCCGGCGGCGGCCTATCTGGGCGGCATCAGCCTCCAGGGCGCCCATGGCCTCACCAGCACCCAGTCGGGACATCTGCCGCTCGTCTGGGCGGGCGCCGACAACTTGGCGGACCGGGCCGGACCCGCCGGGCATTTCTTCATCGACCGCGAACAGCTCCTGCTCTGGGATCCGCCGACGCTCTTCATCGATGGCGGCGGGCTGGCCAATGTCTTGACCGAGTACGCCGGAAATCCCGGCTTCTACCAACGTCTGCAAGCGGTACGCGAAGGCCGGGTCTATCTGACCCTGCCCTTCAACGCCTATAACACCAATGTCGAGAACGCCCTGGCCAATGCCTGGATGATGGCCAGGGTGCTGCACCCCGCCGCCCTGGCGGATCTCGATGTGCAGGCACGGGCCGGCGCCATCATGCGGACCTTCCTCGGCACAGACGTCATGCCGGCTCTGGCCCGCAACGGCCTGGGTCTGGGTCGGCTGGATCTGGAGACCGGACAGTGGACGCCGCTGTCCTGA
- a CDS encoding FecCD family ABC transporter permease: protein MDAAVLSAPRAVFQRRTGRRLLTGAALLILLAGLVIYALGQGSYALTPEAVLAALVGGPGAADPAAHVIWSIRLPRLLAALLAGMSLGLAGAIMQSVLRNPLASPMTLGVSQGAALGATCAIVLLGAGELNRLGPSAVVIQEPSLVVGAALIGGLGTAGAILLLALLRGLRPEALVLAGIALGAFSSAGTMLVQYFATETQAAATLFWTFGDLGKAGWREVAWLAAVLVPLFLLLRRAAWSLNALAWGEDSARALGVAVGPLRLWALAAGAVLAAVATAFLGVIGFVGLIAPHLVRLLIGADHRYLLPYAALAGAIVLLGADTLGRLIIAPVVLPVGAVTAMLGAPLLLALLLRRSH from the coding sequence GTGGACGCCGCTGTCCTGAGCGCGCCGCGCGCGGTCTTCCAGCGCCGGACCGGGCGGCGTCTGCTGACAGGTGCGGCGCTCCTGATCCTGCTGGCCGGACTGGTGATCTATGCCCTGGGTCAGGGCAGTTATGCACTCACACCCGAAGCCGTCCTGGCCGCGCTGGTCGGCGGCCCCGGAGCCGCCGATCCGGCGGCGCACGTCATCTGGTCGATCCGTCTGCCGCGTCTGCTCGCCGCCCTGCTCGCCGGCATGAGCCTGGGTCTGGCGGGTGCGATCATGCAGAGCGTGCTGCGCAATCCGCTCGCCTCGCCGATGACGCTCGGAGTCTCCCAAGGCGCGGCCCTGGGCGCCACCTGCGCCATCGTGCTGCTGGGTGCGGGCGAGCTGAACCGGCTGGGACCGAGCGCAGTGGTCATCCAGGAACCCTCTCTGGTGGTCGGCGCCGCCCTGATCGGAGGACTCGGAACCGCCGGAGCCATCCTGCTGCTGGCCCTGCTGCGCGGGTTGCGCCCCGAGGCGCTGGTGCTGGCCGGCATCGCGCTCGGCGCCTTCTCCAGCGCCGGAACCATGCTGGTACAGTATTTCGCCACCGAGACCCAGGCGGCGGCGACCCTGTTCTGGACCTTCGGCGATCTCGGCAAGGCGGGTTGGCGCGAGGTCGCCTGGCTGGCGGCGGTGCTCGTGCCGCTGTTCCTGCTGCTGAGGCGCGCGGCCTGGTCACTCAACGCCCTGGCCTGGGGCGAGGACAGTGCCCGCGCGCTCGGAGTGGCGGTCGGTCCGCTGCGCCTGTGGGCACTGGCGGCGGGGGCGGTGCTCGCGGCGGTGGCCACAGCCTTTCTCGGCGTGATCGGCTTCGTCGGACTTATCGCACCGCATCTGGTGCGCCTGCTGATCGGCGCCGATCACCGCTATCTGCTGCCCTACGCCGCGCTGGCGGGGGCGATCGTACTGCTCGGCGCCGATACCCTGGGCCGCCTGATCATCGCCCCGGTGGTGCTGCCGGTCGGAGCGGTCACGGCCATGCTCGGCGCGCCCCTGCTGCTCGCGCTGCTGCTGCGGAGGAGTCACTGA
- a CDS encoding ABC transporter ATP-binding protein has protein sequence MLEIRDLGLGYGERILVRGLDLAVPAGEVLAVLGPNGAGKSTLLKALAHLLRPRTGTLHLDGVPLTGLGRATRAQRVAYLPQQSPPVAVTVYEAVLLGRLPHLGRQIADADLALVDGILAHLGLSAFAGRLCTELSGGELQKVLIGRALAQTPRLLLLDEPVNHLDPANQLEVLALIRQTARDRDLATLVVLHDLNLALRFADHFLLLDGAGGHDAGAMTTLTPEQIERVYRVSVVRHDLAGHSLFIPL, from the coding sequence ATGCTCGAGATCCGCGATCTCGGTCTGGGCTATGGCGAGCGTATCCTGGTGCGCGGGCTGGATCTGGCGGTGCCGGCGGGCGAGGTGCTGGCGGTACTCGGTCCGAACGGCGCGGGCAAGTCGACGCTGCTCAAGGCGCTGGCCCATCTGCTCCGACCCCGGACCGGAACCCTGCACCTGGACGGCGTTCCACTCACCGGCCTTGGCCGCGCGACCCGGGCGCAGCGCGTCGCCTATCTGCCCCAGCAATCGCCGCCCGTGGCCGTCACCGTCTACGAGGCCGTCCTGCTCGGGCGCCTCCCGCATCTCGGCCGGCAGATCGCGGACGCCGATCTGGCGCTGGTCGACGGCATCCTCGCGCACCTTGGCCTGAGCGCCTTCGCCGGACGTCTCTGTACCGAGCTCAGCGGCGGCGAGCTGCAAAAGGTGCTGATCGGACGCGCCCTGGCGCAGACGCCGCGCCTGCTGCTGCTCGACGAGCCGGTCAATCATCTGGATCCGGCCAATCAGCTCGAGGTGCTGGCCCTGATCCGGCAAACGGCCCGCGACCGCGATCTGGCTACCCTGGTGGTGCTGCACGACCTCAATCTGGCGCTGCGTTTCGCCGACCACTTCCTGCTGCTCGACGGTGCCGGCGGTCATGACGCCGGGGCCATGACGACCCTGACCCCGGAGCAGATCGAGCGGGTCTACCGGGTGTCGGTGGTCCGCCATGACCTGGCCGGGCATTCGCTCTTCATCCCACTGTGA
- a CDS encoding Rossmann-like domain-containing protein, translating to MTDDTRWPSDPLLETLAHRAVDDLAVHPLVLEDLSLGQPISWALVRDRHGHRALGLALTPVGESGSPGPRHAGLPLDWNEWPLHELPGRLLADHPLERCLALAVINAISQHRLAREGFAGVETTEVRPSVVRWVREQGVRRVVVIGNMGPLVTGLAEAGVPHAVFERSPGNRAGALPDAQEWAWLPRADGLILTGATLLNHTLAPILALAREARFKLLVGFSAQAHPAFLAGCGVTHVFSLYIRDIDRVRRRLQVGHWNSMFETEMGYLAGLNGLETQMQISARHFAGIA from the coding sequence ATGACTGACGATACCCGCTGGCCGAGTGATCCCCTGCTCGAAACCCTGGCCCACCGCGCGGTCGACGATCTGGCCGTGCATCCGCTGGTGCTGGAGGATCTGAGCCTCGGCCAACCCATCTCCTGGGCGCTGGTCCGCGACCGGCACGGACACCGCGCGCTCGGCCTGGCCCTGACGCCGGTCGGCGAATCCGGCTCGCCGGGGCCGCGCCATGCCGGGCTACCGCTCGACTGGAACGAATGGCCGCTGCATGAGCTCCCCGGCCGGCTCCTGGCCGACCATCCGCTGGAGCGCTGTCTCGCGCTGGCGGTCATCAACGCCATCTCGCAGCATCGTCTGGCGCGTGAGGGATTCGCCGGCGTCGAGACCACGGAGGTTCGCCCGAGTGTGGTGCGCTGGGTCAGGGAACAGGGGGTACGCCGCGTAGTGGTCATCGGCAACATGGGACCGCTGGTGACCGGACTCGCCGAGGCGGGCGTTCCCCATGCGGTCTTCGAGCGCAGTCCGGGCAATCGCGCCGGCGCCTTGCCCGACGCCCAGGAGTGGGCCTGGCTGCCCAGGGCCGATGGTCTCATCCTCACCGGCGCGACCCTGCTCAATCACACCCTGGCGCCGATCCTGGCGCTGGCGCGCGAGGCCCGTTTCAAATTGCTGGTCGGCTTCTCGGCCCAGGCGCACCCGGCGTTCCTGGCCGGCTGTGGTGTCACGCACGTCTTCAGCCTGTACATCCGGGACATCGACCGGGTCCGCCGACGATTGCAAGTCGGCCACTGGAATTCCATGTTCGAGACCGAGATGGGCTATCTGGCGGGTTTAAACGGTTTGGAGACTCAAATGCAGATCAGCGCGCGTCACTTTGCCGGCATCGCCTGA
- a CDS encoding protochlorophyllide oxidoreductase, with translation MAQQIEVESASETTPWKPHERLFFDRLGERLDRDDFTEYSARRVNNGKQVFSHTRVYQGEKLDRVMVSRYSLRLGRWGLVIFAYPRLDYDLPAFLLHVGGQPPERTLLTLDLAPCSSSLDLEPFAQVAREHRAALELPDERLPLLESVTSPHLLHCTFKPLDPERFLAAFGAVVETWCRYIDQAAPETDARSSQARGERVLELKRVIFENDPAFPVFTQAFGQSMSDTLAEAAFGGTPGLTIRDFQDVPPPAVGSWANKKLGLIWSADAQKRVGEAPAIIRPMVRRIIEKDAAKEGLDRITVEFVMRCEKKYRTGGGS, from the coding sequence ATGGCACAGCAGATCGAGGTCGAATCCGCCTCGGAAACGACACCCTGGAAGCCGCATGAGCGGCTCTTCTTCGACCGGCTCGGGGAACGTCTGGATCGAGACGATTTCACCGAATACAGCGCCCGGCGTGTGAACAACGGCAAACAGGTCTTCAGCCACACCCGTGTCTATCAAGGCGAGAAGCTCGACCGGGTGATGGTCAGCCGCTACTCGCTGCGTCTGGGCCGCTGGGGGCTGGTGATCTTCGCCTATCCGCGTCTGGACTATGACCTTCCCGCCTTTCTGCTGCACGTCGGCGGCCAGCCGCCCGAGCGCACGCTGCTCACGCTGGATCTGGCGCCCTGTTCGTCGAGCCTGGATCTGGAGCCGTTCGCTCAGGTCGCGCGCGAGCATCGTGCTGCGCTGGAACTGCCGGACGAACGGCTGCCCTTGCTGGAGTCCGTGACCTCACCGCACCTGCTGCACTGCACCTTCAAGCCGCTGGATCCGGAGCGTTTTCTCGCCGCGTTCGGCGCCGTCGTCGAGACTTGGTGCCGTTACATCGATCAGGCCGCACCCGAGACGGACGCCCGGTCCAGCCAGGCGCGCGGCGAGCGGGTGCTGGAACTGAAGCGGGTGATCTTCGAGAACGATCCGGCCTTTCCGGTCTTCACCCAGGCGTTCGGCCAGTCGATGTCCGATACGCTGGCCGAGGCCGCCTTCGGCGGCACGCCCGGACTGACGATCCGTGATTTCCAGGATGTGCCGCCGCCGGCTGTGGGGAGCTGGGCCAACAAGAAGCTCGGCCTCATCTGGAGCGCCGACGCCCAGAAACGTGTCGGCGAGGCGCCGGCCATCATCCGTCCCATGGTCCGGCGCATCATCGAGAAGGACGCCGCCAAGGAGGGGCTCGACCGCATCACGGTCGAGTTCGTCATGCGCTGTGAGAAGAAGTATCGGACCGGAGGTGGTTCATGA